One window from the genome of Vibrio vulnificus NBRC 15645 = ATCC 27562 encodes:
- a CDS encoding RecQ family ATP-dependent DNA helicase, giving the protein MQHDIRDTLHHIFGFETLRQGQQQVVDAVLSGHSAAAIFTTGSGKSLCYQLPALHLPHLTLVVSPLIALMKDQLAFLHSKGIAAAAIESGQSKEQTQTIMQAVNTGEIKILMISVERLKNERFRQFIAQVPISLLVVDEAHCISEWGHNFRPDYLKLPSYQAALNIPQVLLLTATATENVIADMQRKFSINKDNVVVTGFYRANLDLHVTPCRNEDKADALLKIVQQAPNAPTIVYVTLQQTASQVATLLQDEGIRASAYHAGLANELRSTIQTQFMQGQVDCIVATIAFGMGVDKANIRRVIHFDLPKSIENYAQEIGRAGRDGQKSDCIVLANQSGLSTLENFIYGDTPERDDISSVIQQIQASGERWEVIIARLSNDTNIRQLPLKTLLVYLEMAGLIEPMYAYFAEYRFKFLRPASEIVQRFQGERGAFLQAVFDCSPQARVWCQTDFEALWHRYHAERSRCVAALDYLHQQGWIELESKQMTDVFAVKPIEYSTEDLTEQIYHLFKNKEQSDVERIHHMLHFFESGDCLSHKLARYFSDHNAPQQCGHCSACRGQQATLPKEMLTDIPQQALDEWIAQLKSQTSQPLSAELITRFLCGISTPKLTQLKAKKLKGFAQLERAPYGEVLACVSKRR; this is encoded by the coding sequence ATGCAACACGACATTCGCGATACGTTACACCATATCTTTGGTTTTGAGACATTACGCCAAGGCCAACAACAAGTCGTCGATGCGGTACTGTCTGGCCATTCTGCGGCCGCCATTTTCACAACCGGCTCAGGTAAATCTCTTTGTTATCAGTTACCCGCTTTACACCTCCCCCACTTAACGCTGGTGGTCTCACCGCTCATTGCCTTAATGAAAGATCAGTTGGCTTTTCTGCATAGCAAAGGTATTGCGGCCGCAGCCATCGAATCAGGCCAAAGCAAAGAACAAACTCAGACGATTATGCAAGCGGTCAATACCGGGGAAATAAAAATACTGATGATCTCTGTCGAGCGCCTCAAGAACGAACGTTTCCGACAGTTCATCGCCCAAGTACCGATTTCACTGCTCGTGGTCGACGAGGCGCACTGTATTTCTGAGTGGGGGCATAATTTCCGCCCGGATTACCTCAAACTTCCGAGCTATCAAGCGGCATTAAACATTCCACAAGTTCTGCTGCTGACCGCCACTGCAACTGAAAATGTGATAGCAGACATGCAACGCAAATTTTCCATCAACAAGGACAATGTGGTTGTCACCGGGTTTTATCGCGCCAATCTTGATCTCCACGTGACCCCTTGTCGCAATGAAGACAAAGCTGACGCACTGCTGAAAATAGTACAACAAGCCCCTAACGCCCCAACCATTGTCTATGTCACGTTGCAACAGACCGCAAGCCAAGTTGCTACCCTACTGCAAGACGAAGGCATACGCGCTTCAGCCTATCACGCAGGATTGGCTAACGAGTTGCGCAGCACGATCCAAACGCAGTTTATGCAAGGCCAAGTGGACTGTATCGTGGCAACCATCGCTTTTGGAATGGGGGTAGATAAAGCCAACATTCGCCGAGTGATCCATTTTGACTTACCCAAATCGATTGAAAACTACGCCCAAGAAATCGGTCGAGCCGGTCGTGATGGCCAGAAGTCCGATTGCATCGTCTTGGCCAATCAAAGTGGGTTAAGCACACTGGAAAATTTCATTTATGGCGATACGCCTGAACGAGATGACATCAGCTCGGTGATCCAACAAATACAAGCCTCTGGTGAACGATGGGAGGTGATTATCGCCCGCCTTTCTAACGATACCAACATTCGCCAACTGCCACTAAAGACACTATTGGTATACCTCGAAATGGCTGGCCTGATCGAACCCATGTACGCCTATTTTGCCGAGTATCGTTTCAAGTTTCTTCGTCCTGCCAGTGAAATTGTGCAGCGTTTTCAGGGTGAACGAGGCGCCTTTTTGCAGGCTGTTTTTGATTGTTCTCCACAAGCTAGGGTCTGGTGTCAAACCGATTTCGAGGCACTTTGGCATCGCTATCATGCCGAACGATCACGTTGTGTGGCTGCGCTAGATTACCTTCATCAACAAGGCTGGATAGAACTGGAAAGTAAGCAAATGACGGACGTGTTTGCGGTAAAGCCGATTGAGTATTCCACAGAAGATCTCACCGAACAGATTTATCATCTCTTCAAAAACAAAGAGCAAAGTGATGTCGAACGGATTCATCATATGCTCCACTTTTTTGAATCAGGTGACTGCCTCAGTCATAAGCTCGCGCGCTACTTTTCTGATCATAACGCACCACAGCAATGTGGCCACTGCTCAGCATGCCGAGGGCAGCAAGCCACTCTTCCTAAAGAAATGCTGACGGACATTCCTCAGCAAGCGCTTGATGAATGGATTGCTCAGTTGAAGAGTCAAACCTCACAGCCGCTGAGTGCAGAGCTCATCACGCGCTTCCTTTGTGGGATCAGCACACCTAAGCTCACTCAACTAAAAGCGAAAAAGTTGAAGGGATTTGCGCAGTTGGAACGCGCACCTTATGGAGAAGTACTCGCGTGTGTCAGTAAACGACGCTAA
- a CDS encoding YggN family protein: MKKLAIFLPLVVTTSVHAAQCRVDIKNEVRLDGEVLEIHQTNGDKAVVDASNNLYIHGEKIELNGDQQAAIEEYRENLNAYLPRAKQVAEESLALANDIIDDIAVSLDAPNAFDNVKTAVKDFFTDVESRYYKDGDLILPADSFASMTESWQDDFQRAQEIFNKEFISSAFDAMSSKMKQEGGLNLSAMSQSMTELKQKVQERLQQHSKEIEQQTQDFCDSLDDMAVQEQDLLKKIPELKNYQVFTI, encoded by the coding sequence ATGAAAAAGCTGGCCATCTTTCTTCCACTGGTTGTGACCACTTCGGTTCATGCAGCGCAGTGTCGTGTCGATATCAAAAATGAAGTCCGCCTAGATGGTGAAGTCTTGGAAATTCATCAAACCAACGGCGACAAAGCCGTTGTGGATGCGAGCAACAATCTTTACATCCATGGCGAGAAAATCGAGCTCAACGGTGATCAACAAGCGGCCATTGAAGAGTATCGCGAAAACCTTAATGCCTATCTGCCAAGAGCGAAACAAGTGGCGGAAGAGAGCTTAGCGCTGGCGAACGACATCATTGATGATATTGCCGTTAGCCTTGATGCACCCAACGCATTTGATAACGTAAAAACGGCGGTAAAAGATTTTTTTACCGATGTTGAATCTCGTTATTACAAAGATGGTGATTTGATTTTACCTGCAGATAGCTTTGCGTCTATGACGGAGTCTTGGCAGGATGACTTCCAACGAGCGCAAGAGATCTTCAACAAAGAGTTTATCAGCAGTGCGTTTGACGCGATGTCGAGCAAAATGAAGCAAGAAGGCGGTTTGAATCTGTCTGCGATGTCGCAGAGCATGACGGAGTTGAAGCAGAAAGTGCAAGAGCGTTTGCAGCAGCACAGCAAAGAAATTGAACAACAAACTCAGGATTTTTGTGATTCGTTAGACGATATGGCCGTGCAAGAGCAAGACTTGCTGAAGAAGATACCGGAGTTAAAAAACTATCAGGTATTTACCATCTAA